One genomic region from Thunnus maccoyii chromosome 16, fThuMac1.1, whole genome shotgun sequence encodes:
- the LOC121881123 gene encoding heat shock protein 30-like — translation MLCSHGFQSTLSPFMDFYWPVRSLWPEVKPLLCQQDLLQRNLQELRSRLELIDKLQHKMLEETEPSQTAAAVQPVSYQLEKDGEHFGLTLDTQGFSPEELSVRQVGRKLRVSGKTEKEQEDGKGCYSYRRQEFRQEFDLPEELNPEAITCYLAPDGKLHIQEAKAPCVEEAERKLTIERSVEEKTQQSVCSHTEGSSTDTDHSAEDKPGNMD, via the coding sequence ATGCTGTGCTCTCATGGATTCCAGTCTACTCTCAGTCCATTCATGGACTTCTACTGGCCTGTACGCAGTCTGTGGCCAGAGGTCAAACCTCTGCTCTGCCAGCAGGATCTACTGCAGAGAAACCTCCAGGAGCTGCGCAGCAGGCTGGAGCTGATAGACAAACTTCAACACAAGATGCTGGAGGAGACGGAGCCTTCCCAAACCGCTGCAGCTGTGCAACCAGTCTCCTACCAGctggagaaagatggagagcaCTTTGGCCTGACCCTGGACACTCAAGGCTTTTCCCCAGAGGAGCTGTCTGTCAGGCAGGTGGGCAGGAAGCTGAGGGTCAGTgggaagacagagaaggagcaggaggacGGGAAAGGCTGCTACTCTTACAGACGCCAGGAGTTCAGACAGGAGTTTGATCTGCCTGAGGAGCTCAACCCTGAAGCCATCACCTGCTACCTGGCTCCAGACGGGAAGCTCCACATCCAGGAAGCCAAAGCTCCATGCGTGGAGGAGGCTGAGAGAAAACTGACTATCGAGAGGAGcgtggaggagaaaacacagcagagtgtgtgttcacacacagaaggcagcagcacagacacagaccaCAGCGCAGAGGACAAACCTGGAAACATGGACTAA
- the LOC121881138 gene encoding heat shock protein 30-like, with protein sequence MLCSHGFQSTLSPFMDFYWPVRSLWPEVKPLLCQQDLLQRNLQELRSSLELIDKLQHKMLEETEPSQTAAAVQPVSYQLEKDGEHFGLTLDTQGFSPEELSVRQVGRKLRVSGKTEKEQEDGKGCYSYRRQEFRQEFDLPEELNPEAITCYLAPDGKLHIQEAKAPCVEEAERKLTIERSVEEKTQQSVCSHTEGSSTDTDHSAEDKPGNMD encoded by the coding sequence ATGCTGTGCTCTCATGGATTCCAGTCTACTCTCAGTCCATTCATGGACTTCTACTGGCCTGTACGCAGTCTGTGGCCAGAGGTCAAACCTCTGCTCTGCCAGCAGGATCTACTGCAGAGAAACCTCCAGGAGCTGCGCAGCAGTCTGGAGCTGATAGACAAACTTCAACACAAGATGCTGGAGGAGACGGAGCCTTCCCAAACCGCTGCAGCTGTGCAACCAGTCTCCTACCAGctggagaaagatggagagcaCTTTGGCCTGACCCTGGACACTCAAGGCTTTTCCCCAGAGGAGCTGTCTGTCAGGCAGGTGGGCAGGAAGCTGAGGGTCAGTgggaagacagagaaggagcaggaggacGGGAAAGGCTGCTACTCTTACAGACGCCAGGAGTTCAGACAGGAGTTTGATCTGCCTGAGGAGCTCAACCCTGAAGCCATCACCTGCTACCTGGCTCCAGACGGGAAGCTCCACATCCAGGAAGCCAAAGCTCCATGCGTGGAGGAGGCTGAGAGAAAACTGACTATCGAGAGGAGcgtggaggagaaaacacagcagagtgtgtgttcacacacagaaggcagcagcacagacacagaccaCAGCGCAGAGGACAAACCTGGAAACATGGACTAA